One part of the Tunicatimonas pelagia genome encodes these proteins:
- a CDS encoding XdhC family protein, with translation MREYLSTLQAWLKQTNTIALARVMKTWGSSPRPVGSVMLINSEGEMDGSVSGGCVEGDVVKQAKRVLTENQSAVLDFGVSSEEAWSVGLSCGGSIQVLLQPATFSENSVWQQLLNHTEENKAATLVSSLKNGNSTNTLINEQEQVWGDELPEEVLMAARNAYSKRSHQTITHNTTTYFIQVFPRKSVLLIIGAAHITVDLVALANQFGFETVVIDPRGYFAQHTTFSDPPAQILPNYPSEVLDQFPLDAYTFCAVLSHDPKIDDNALEILLPSEVGYIGALGSKKTHAKRVDRLLEKGIDQSLMDRIHAPIGINIHAQSAKEIALSIMSQIIEVKNQYSRREK, from the coding sequence ATGCGTGAATACCTTTCAACATTACAGGCCTGGCTAAAACAGACCAACACTATAGCATTGGCTCGGGTTATGAAGACCTGGGGGTCGTCGCCTCGCCCAGTAGGCTCGGTTATGCTAATTAATTCTGAGGGAGAGATGGACGGCTCGGTAAGCGGGGGTTGCGTGGAAGGCGACGTGGTAAAGCAGGCAAAAAGGGTACTGACTGAGAACCAATCAGCAGTATTAGATTTTGGGGTAAGCAGCGAAGAGGCTTGGTCGGTTGGGCTGTCTTGTGGTGGTAGCATTCAGGTTTTGCTTCAACCTGCTACTTTCAGCGAAAATAGTGTCTGGCAACAACTGTTAAATCACACCGAAGAAAACAAAGCTGCCACGCTTGTTTCGTCTCTCAAGAATGGCAATAGTACCAATACATTGATTAATGAACAAGAGCAAGTTTGGGGCGACGAGCTACCCGAAGAAGTGCTTATGGCAGCGAGAAATGCTTATTCTAAACGCTCTCACCAGACAATTACCCACAATACTACCACCTATTTTATTCAGGTATTCCCTCGCAAGAGCGTGCTACTGATTATTGGAGCCGCGCACATTACTGTAGACTTAGTGGCACTAGCCAATCAGTTTGGTTTTGAAACCGTGGTGATTGACCCGAGAGGTTATTTTGCTCAGCATACGACCTTCAGCGACCCGCCAGCACAGATTCTCCCTAACTACCCATCAGAGGTATTAGACCAATTTCCGCTAGATGCCTACACCTTTTGCGCCGTTTTGTCTCACGACCCCAAAATTGATGACAATGCGCTAGAAATTTTACTCCCATCAGAGGTGGGTTACATCGGAGCACTAGGCAGTAAGAAAACTCACGCTAAGCGAGTTGACCGCCTACTGGAAAAGGGAATCGATCAATCGCTCATGGATCGTATTCACGCCCCTATCGGGATTAATATTCATGCACAGTCGGCCAAGGAAATTGCTCTATCTATTATGAGCCAGATTATTGAAGTAAAGAATCAGTATTCGCGGAGGGAGAAATAG
- a CDS encoding Fic family protein yields the protein MEKAAIKLGELNSFSKLVPTIDLFIQLHVTKEAVVSSRIEGTQTQMDEALMDEDEIAPERKDDWIEVNNYIKSLNTAIERLEKLPISSRLLRETHQILLDSVRGEHRLPGEFRSSQNWIDGNSLSDAIFIPPHQDYVGELMSDLENFIHNEDIDVPELVKIAIAHYQFETIHPFLDGNGRIGRLLITLFLVDKKILTKPLLYLSAYFEKNKGLYYDNLTFVRTKNDMKQWLKYFLVGIAETAEKASQTLSNVLELKERLENKINNDFGRKSQNAIILLQYLLKKPIINVNQAKDVTGLTYNTANSLISDFIDADFLKEVTGYSRNRVFIFDEYLKLFYK from the coding sequence ATGGAGAAGGCTGCTATCAAACTCGGAGAACTAAATTCGTTTTCTAAGCTTGTTCCAACTATTGATCTTTTTATCCAACTGCATGTTACAAAGGAAGCGGTAGTTTCAAGTAGAATTGAAGGAACTCAAACTCAGATGGATGAAGCTTTAATGGATGAAGATGAAATCGCACCGGAGCGAAAAGATGACTGGATAGAGGTAAACAATTATATCAAATCGCTTAACACGGCAATTGAACGACTTGAAAAACTACCCATATCTTCGCGCTTACTAAGAGAAACTCATCAGATATTGCTGGATAGTGTAAGAGGAGAGCACAGATTACCAGGAGAATTTCGCTCGAGCCAAAATTGGATCGACGGAAACAGTCTATCTGATGCGATTTTCATTCCTCCTCATCAGGATTATGTTGGTGAACTAATGAGTGACCTAGAAAATTTTATTCATAACGAGGATATAGATGTACCAGAGCTTGTTAAGATAGCTATTGCCCACTACCAGTTTGAAACTATACATCCTTTTCTAGATGGTAACGGAAGAATTGGTCGACTCCTAATTACTTTGTTCTTGGTTGATAAAAAGATACTAACGAAACCTCTACTGTACTTATCAGCATACTTTGAAAAGAATAAAGGATTGTACTATGATAACTTAACTTTTGTAAGAACAAAAAACGATATGAAGCAATGGCTAAAGTACTTTTTAGTGGGCATTGCCGAAACAGCTGAGAAAGCATCACAGACATTATCTAATGTACTAGAATTGAAAGAAAGACTTGAGAATAAAATCAATAATGATTTCGGCAGAAAAAGCCAGAATGCCATAATATTACTCCAGTACTTACTGAAAAAACCTATTATAAATGTGAATCAGGCCAAAGATGTTACTGGGCTAACTTACAATACAGCAAACTCTCTTATTTCAGATTTTATAGATGCTGATTTTCTTAAAGAAGTAACGGGATATAGCAGAAATCGAGTGTTTATATTTGATGAATACCTCAAACTATTCTATAAATAA
- a CDS encoding redoxin domain-containing protein, whose protein sequence is MNLVRYWCWLLVSLSGILLASTLSAQVIHWPQDTFQTLVGQELTPHQIRSQAATVVLFMDPECPVTQKYGATLRKLQQEWQDKDVTVVAVYPVVGIDHETIAEFAQDYRYNFTHLPDPQQKLAKQLQANTTPEAFLLDSLGQVRYRGAIDNWFYELGRYRRVVTEHYVADALTAYLQGNPISVSKTEAIGCLIGTSMVEESHHGHH, encoded by the coding sequence ATGAATCTCGTTCGCTATTGGTGCTGGTTGCTAGTCAGCTTATCTGGCATACTGCTCGCTTCAACTTTATCCGCTCAGGTTATCCACTGGCCGCAAGATACCTTTCAAACCCTGGTTGGGCAGGAACTTACTCCGCATCAAATCCGCAGCCAAGCGGCTACGGTAGTTTTGTTTATGGACCCCGAGTGTCCGGTGACACAGAAGTACGGTGCTACGCTTCGTAAGCTTCAGCAAGAGTGGCAAGATAAAGACGTGACCGTGGTGGCGGTGTATCCGGTAGTTGGTATTGACCATGAGACGATTGCTGAATTTGCCCAAGACTACCGTTACAATTTTACCCATTTGCCCGACCCCCAACAAAAGCTAGCGAAGCAGCTTCAAGCCAACACCACTCCCGAAGCGTTCTTACTAGATTCACTCGGCCAGGTGCGCTACCGCGGAGCGATCGACAACTGGTTCTACGAGCTAGGTCGCTACCGTCGGGTTGTTACTGAACACTACGTAGCAGATGCGCTTACCGCTTACTTACAGGGTAATCCGATTTCAGTCTCCAAAACCGAAGCCATCGGCTGCCTAATTGGCACCAGTATGGTAGAGGAATCGCATCACGGGCATCATTGA
- a CDS encoding DUF1569 domain-containing protein, with protein sequence MANNIFEKSITDSLINRVNQLTPTTPNQWGKMNVAQMLAHCNVTYEMTYENKHPKPNAFVKFMLKLFAKSTVVGSKPYKKNGQTAPQFIVKDAKDFGVEKERLVQYLKKTQELGEKHFHNRESHSFGRLTKEEWSAMFHKHLEHHLRQFGV encoded by the coding sequence ATGGCCAACAACATCTTTGAGAAAAGCATCACTGACAGCCTCATTAACCGAGTGAACCAGTTAACCCCTACTACTCCCAACCAATGGGGGAAAATGAATGTAGCTCAAATGCTAGCCCACTGCAACGTGACCTACGAAATGACTTACGAAAACAAGCACCCTAAACCGAATGCTTTTGTAAAATTCATGCTTAAGCTTTTTGCCAAGTCTACCGTGGTGGGCAGCAAGCCTTACAAGAAAAACGGTCAAACTGCTCCGCAATTTATTGTGAAAGATGCCAAAGACTTTGGAGTGGAAAAGGAGCGACTCGTACAGTATTTGAAGAAAACCCAGGAGCTAGGAGAAAAACATTTTCATAACCGAGAGTCTCATTCATTCGGTCGACTTACTAAAGAAGAGTGGAGTGCTATGTTTCATAAACATCTGGAACATCATCTGCGCCAATTCGGGGTTTGA
- a CDS encoding Crp/Fnr family transcriptional regulator — MAEQHILQKILKNDNLTAEELASVVSQFAQVTFNKNEYILQAGEVAHYYYFVESGFVRSYAVDTDGNDITTGFFTKAQILIDWPSFFLKNPTKEHYQALTDCVVWRLGFDEFQRLFHSIEAFREGGRSRLVGSYFALKRRSTAMITDSAKERYLQLVKESPELIHNVSLKHIATYLGITDTSLSRIRKEIAKE; from the coding sequence ATGGCTGAGCAACACATCCTACAAAAAATTCTGAAGAATGATAATCTTACGGCTGAAGAGTTAGCTAGCGTAGTCTCTCAATTCGCCCAAGTTACGTTCAATAAGAACGAGTATATTTTACAGGCGGGTGAGGTAGCTCATTATTACTATTTCGTAGAAAGTGGCTTTGTCCGCTCTTACGCAGTTGATACTGATGGGAATGACATCACTACGGGCTTCTTCACGAAAGCACAAATCCTCATTGACTGGCCATCTTTCTTTCTGAAAAATCCTACTAAAGAACACTACCAAGCTCTTACCGATTGCGTAGTGTGGCGGCTGGGGTTTGATGAGTTTCAGCGGTTATTTCACAGTATTGAAGCTTTCCGGGAAGGGGGGCGATCTCGATTGGTAGGCAGCTACTTTGCCCTTAAGCGGAGAAGCACGGCGATGATTACTGACTCGGCCAAGGAGCGGTACTTACAGTTGGTAAAAGAGTCCCCTGAATTGATTCACAATGTTTCCCTAAAGCATATTGCCACGTATTTGGGTATTACGGATACTTCACTGAGCCGAATAAGAAAAGAAATAGCTAAGGAGTAG
- a CDS encoding diacylglycerol kinase family protein, with protein MSAKKFSIIDRIKSFHHAFSGLQALFREEHNARVHLAITLLVIILGAFFSVSATEWIVIVLTVGFVFVTEILNTAVEHIADFISPQRDDRIKRIKDLGAAAVLLSAITAVVIGVIIFLPKLGELFF; from the coding sequence ATGTCTGCCAAAAAATTCTCAATCATCGATAGAATTAAGAGTTTTCACCACGCTTTCAGTGGGTTGCAGGCGTTGTTTAGGGAAGAACATAACGCTCGGGTGCATCTGGCGATTACCCTTCTGGTAATTATACTCGGAGCCTTCTTCAGCGTGAGCGCAACCGAGTGGATAGTTATTGTGCTAACGGTTGGCTTTGTCTTCGTAACCGAAATTCTCAATACGGCTGTAGAGCACATTGCTGATTTTATTTCACCTCAGCGAGATGACCGCATTAAGCGAATTAAGGATTTGGGAGCGGCAGCGGTGTTACTTTCCGCTATTACCGCCGTAGTGATCGGCGTAATTATTTTTCTGCCTAAACTCGGGGAGTTGTTCTTCTGA
- a CDS encoding TrkH family potassium uptake protein, producing the protein MLFNWKVLFNILGLILVFTAGFMLICLPVSLYYGSQDWKALLSSSGITLLVGGGTWLLTRNQQDKEMRRRDGYLVVTLSWILISSFGSLPYFLSGAIPTYPDAFFEAMSGFTTTGATILTDIEVVPKGILFWRSLTQWIGGMGIIVLAVAILPILGIGGMQLFQSEAPGISPDKLKPRIRDTAKRLWIIYLSLTLAETVLLWIGGMSFYDAINHGLTTMATGGFSPKNASIAHYDSAYIQYVITIFMFLAGTSFTLTYFMLKGSFRKVWQNEEFRNYLWFTVIVTTITTVGIFISTENNAEESFRYAVFQVISVISTTGYITADYTAWMPLLTVIFFLLMFTGGSAGSTSGGVKIVRHTILLKNSLLEMKRQIHPSAVIPVRYNNNAVTQDITFNVLAFFIIYITIFALGSAIMSLSGVDFMTAVGSVATSLGNIGPGIGTVGPVDNFAHLPDFGKWFLSFLMMLGRLELFTVLMLFTPYYWSRHA; encoded by the coding sequence ATGCTCTTTAACTGGAAAGTGCTGTTCAATATTCTGGGGTTGATTCTGGTATTCACCGCAGGCTTTATGCTCATTTGTTTACCGGTATCGCTGTACTACGGCAGTCAAGATTGGAAAGCACTACTCTCGTCGTCGGGCATTACGCTGTTGGTGGGAGGAGGTACGTGGCTGCTTACGCGCAATCAGCAAGATAAAGAAATGCGCCGTCGCGATGGTTATCTGGTGGTGACTCTGAGCTGGATACTGATCTCATCTTTCGGCTCCTTACCGTACTTTCTTAGTGGGGCTATTCCTACTTATCCAGATGCTTTTTTTGAGGCTATGTCGGGCTTTACTACCACCGGTGCAACCATTCTCACTGATATTGAGGTAGTTCCCAAAGGAATTCTGTTCTGGCGAAGCCTTACCCAGTGGATTGGAGGCATGGGAATTATTGTGCTGGCTGTGGCTATTCTCCCAATTCTGGGTATCGGTGGAATGCAGCTATTTCAATCGGAGGCACCTGGCATTAGTCCTGACAAACTAAAACCCCGTATCCGAGATACGGCCAAACGGTTATGGATTATCTATCTTAGCCTAACCCTTGCCGAAACGGTTTTGCTCTGGATTGGTGGAATGAGCTTTTACGATGCGATTAACCACGGCCTAACCACCATGGCAACGGGTGGGTTTTCCCCAAAAAACGCTAGTATTGCTCACTACGACTCAGCCTACATTCAGTATGTGATAACTATCTTTATGTTTTTAGCAGGTACCAGCTTCACGCTTACCTACTTTATGCTGAAAGGAAGCTTTCGGAAAGTCTGGCAGAACGAAGAGTTCAGAAATTATCTGTGGTTCACGGTTATTGTCACCACAATTACTACGGTAGGTATTTTTATTTCTACTGAAAATAATGCGGAAGAATCCTTCCGTTACGCCGTTTTTCAGGTAATATCGGTGATTAGTACTACGGGTTACATCACCGCCGATTATACTGCTTGGATGCCATTACTGACGGTTATATTCTTTCTGCTGATGTTTACCGGTGGTTCGGCAGGATCAACCTCGGGTGGGGTAAAGATTGTTCGGCATACTATTCTGCTTAAGAACAGCTTACTCGAAATGAAGCGGCAGATCCATCCCTCGGCGGTAATTCCGGTGCGCTACAACAATAATGCGGTTACCCAGGATATTACCTTTAATGTACTGGCGTTTTTTATCATCTATATTACCATTTTTGCGCTAGGCTCAGCCATTATGTCGCTGTCGGGGGTAGATTTTATGACGGCGGTTGGTTCAGTCGCTACTTCCTTAGGCAACATCGGGCCGGGAATTGGTACCGTAGGTCCGGTTGATAACTTTGCCCATCTGCCTGACTTTGGCAAGTGGTTTCTGTCATTTCTGATGATGCTCGGGCGGTTGGAGCTGTTCACCGTACTGATGCTGTTCACTCCCTATTACTGGAGTCGTCATGCGTAG
- the trkA gene encoding Trk system potassium transporter TrkA, with translation MRIVIAGAGDVGAHLAKLLSYENQEIVVIDLDAERLRQLGSQIDVATIKGNATSFKTLKQANVGEADLLISVTESEEVNLATTVIAKQLGVKRTVARISNEEFLMDKETLDLRAVGIDELISPESLAAREVKRLLRMAAVTDTFEFDQGLLSLIGITLDHDSNLIGKTLAETSRLNPDNSYIIVAILREGRTIIPKGNNRLRVNDHVYFIAQPDGIDRVLKLTGKVKIEIQSLMILGGSKAGYHTARKLSDSYRIKLIERNKEKCFELADQLPNVLVINGDGRNVELLTQEGLADMDAFIALTGDSETNIISCLVAKDRKVKKTIALVENTDYIHLSQNIGVDTMINKKLIAANFIFRYIREGDVVSITGIHGVEAEILEYEVNDNCKIANRLLKDLKFPGDAIIGGVIRDGKGYIALGNFKFERDDRVVVLSQRDALSEVEKFFK, from the coding sequence ATGAGGATTGTTATTGCCGGAGCGGGCGATGTGGGAGCACACCTAGCTAAGCTCCTTTCGTACGAAAACCAAGAAATTGTGGTGATTGATCTGGATGCTGAGCGTCTTCGTCAGCTAGGTAGTCAGATTGATGTGGCTACCATAAAGGGAAATGCAACTTCTTTCAAGACGCTAAAGCAAGCGAATGTGGGCGAGGCAGATTTGCTGATTTCGGTAACCGAATCGGAAGAAGTAAATCTGGCTACTACCGTTATTGCCAAACAGTTGGGCGTGAAGCGTACAGTAGCTCGCATTAGCAATGAGGAGTTTCTCATGGATAAGGAAACACTCGATCTACGAGCCGTAGGCATCGATGAACTGATCTCACCCGAATCGTTAGCGGCCCGGGAGGTGAAGCGATTGCTACGCATGGCCGCAGTTACGGACACCTTCGAGTTTGATCAAGGGCTATTATCGCTAATCGGAATTACACTGGATCACGATAGTAACTTAATTGGTAAGACGCTGGCTGAAACCTCCCGGCTCAACCCGGATAATTCGTATATTATTGTGGCTATTCTACGCGAGGGGCGAACCATCATTCCTAAGGGAAATAACCGTCTTAGAGTGAACGACCACGTGTACTTTATTGCTCAGCCCGACGGCATTGACCGAGTGCTCAAACTGACGGGCAAGGTAAAAATAGAAATCCAGAGCTTGATGATTTTGGGTGGTAGTAAAGCCGGGTACCACACCGCCCGAAAACTTAGCGACTCGTACCGAATTAAGCTGATTGAGCGAAATAAAGAAAAGTGCTTCGAGCTAGCTGACCAATTACCCAATGTGCTGGTGATTAACGGCGACGGGCGGAATGTGGAGCTACTTACGCAGGAAGGGCTCGCCGACATGGATGCCTTCATTGCTCTTACCGGTGACTCCGAAACGAATATTATTAGTTGCTTGGTAGCCAAAGATAGAAAGGTAAAGAAAACCATTGCCTTGGTAGAAAATACGGACTACATCCATCTGAGTCAGAATATCGGGGTGGATACCATGATTAACAAAAAACTAATTGCAGCCAATTTTATTTTCCGCTACATCCGCGAGGGCGATGTAGTCTCTATCACGGGTATTCACGGAGTAGAAGCCGAGATTTTGGAGTACGAAGTGAACGATAATTGTAAAATTGCCAATCGTCTCCTGAAAGATCTGAAGTTTCCGGGCGATGCTATTATCGGTGGAGTAATCCGTGACGGAAAAGGCTACATTGCCTTAGGCAATTTCAAATTTGAACGCGACGATCGGGTAGTGGTACTCAGCCAACGGGATGCTTTGTCGGAAGTGGAGAAATTTTTTAAATAG
- a CDS encoding HAD family hydrolase yields the protein MDQIKVIAFDADDTLWVNEPYFRETEDKFCEMMEDYLPQHSVSRELLETEINNLALYGYGIKSMTLSMIEAAIQMSDKTIGLEAVEKIIQFGKEMLDKPIELLEGVEEVLQALQGKYRLVMATKGDLLDQERKLLKSGLANYFHHIEIVSEKKEPNYERLIQHLDIPPQAFLMVGNSLKSDIMPVLNLGGHAFHVPYHTTWAYEKVDNTIDHLQFKQLSSIKDVIKYL from the coding sequence ATGGATCAAATAAAAGTAATTGCTTTTGATGCGGACGATACGCTGTGGGTAAACGAACCTTACTTTCGGGAAACCGAGGATAAGTTTTGTGAAATGATGGAAGATTATCTGCCTCAGCACAGTGTTTCCCGGGAGTTGCTAGAAACCGAAATCAATAATCTTGCTCTCTACGGCTACGGCATCAAGAGCATGACGCTTTCTATGATTGAGGCGGCTATTCAAATGTCGGACAAAACCATTGGCCTGGAAGCGGTTGAAAAGATTATTCAGTTTGGAAAAGAGATGTTGGATAAACCCATTGAATTACTGGAGGGAGTAGAAGAGGTGCTACAGGCTTTACAAGGAAAATACCGATTGGTAATGGCCACCAAGGGTGATTTGCTGGATCAGGAACGCAAGCTACTCAAATCAGGGCTAGCCAACTATTTTCATCACATTGAGATTGTCTCGGAGAAGAAAGAACCTAATTACGAACGGTTGATTCAGCACTTGGATATTCCGCCCCAAGCGTTTCTGATGGTTGGCAACTCCTTAAAATCGGATATTATGCCCGTGCTAAATCTGGGTGGCCATGCCTTTCATGTACCCTATCATACCACCTGGGCTTATGAAAAGGTAGACAACACCATTGATCATCTTCAGTTTAAACAATTGAGTAGTATCAAAGATGTTATCAAGTATCTTTAA
- a CDS encoding YciI family protein yields MEFLLIAYDGTDEAALERRMSIREEHLAYARKLYQSGKLIKGGAFLNEDGKMVGSTIIYQADAEAEVQEIIANDPYKINGVWVDIDVKAIRLANLD; encoded by the coding sequence ATGGAATTTCTACTAATTGCCTACGATGGCACCGACGAAGCAGCTTTGGAACGACGCATGAGCATTCGGGAAGAACATCTGGCTTACGCCCGCAAATTGTACCAAAGTGGAAAGCTAATTAAAGGAGGGGCTTTTCTCAATGAAGACGGAAAGATGGTTGGCTCTACCATCATTTATCAGGCAGATGCAGAGGCCGAAGTACAAGAAATTATTGCGAATGATCCCTACAAAATCAACGGAGTGTGGGTGGATATTGATGTTAAAGCTATCCGCTTGGCTAACTTGGATTAA
- a CDS encoding peptide chain release factor 3 produces MSKLTEEIAKRRTFGIISHPDAGKTTLTEKLLLFGGAIQTAGAVKSSKISRHATSDFMEIEKQRGISVATSVMGFMYRNGGDPIKINLLDTPGHQDFAEDTYRTLTAVDSVVMVIDCVKGVEIQTEKLMEVCRMRNTPVIAFINKLDREGRDPYDLLDEIEAKLDIQVRPLSWPISMGKSFKGVYSLYNKSLFLFQPSKQKLQDEGVQISDIHSPELDEYIGEGFAEQLREDEELITGVYPEFDMEGYLSGKVAPVFFGSAVNNFGVKEMLDTFVNIAPSPKSRETEEREITPAEEKFTGFVFKIHANIDPRHRNRIAFVRICSGTFERNKPYYHTRLKKNFKFSSVTAFMAQDKEIIDEAFPGDIVGLYDTGNLKIGDTLTEGEEGTFKGIPSFSPEMFKEVINQDAMKTKQLDKGLSQLMDEGVAQLFSYELGSRKVVGTVGALQFEVIQHRLKNEYNASCTFQPMNLYKACWISSDDPKKLQEFINSKERHIAKDKDGKYVFMAETKSWLQMVQDNFPDIQFHFTSEF; encoded by the coding sequence ATGAGCAAACTTACTGAAGAAATAGCCAAGCGGCGTACGTTTGGCATTATTAGTCACCCCGATGCGGGCAAGACTACCCTTACGGAAAAACTACTGCTGTTTGGCGGGGCCATTCAGACCGCCGGAGCGGTGAAGTCCAGCAAAATTAGTCGTCATGCTACCTCCGACTTTATGGAGATTGAGAAGCAGCGGGGCATCTCCGTGGCTACCTCAGTAATGGGATTTATGTACCGAAACGGGGGTGACCCAATCAAAATTAATCTGCTGGATACTCCTGGTCACCAAGATTTTGCCGAAGATACCTACCGCACGCTTACCGCGGTAGATAGCGTAGTGATGGTGATTGATTGTGTGAAGGGTGTAGAGATTCAGACCGAAAAGCTGATGGAAGTATGTCGGATGCGAAATACTCCGGTAATTGCCTTTATTAATAAGTTAGACCGTGAAGGACGCGACCCTTACGACTTGCTAGATGAAATTGAGGCTAAATTAGATATTCAGGTACGCCCATTGAGTTGGCCCATAAGTATGGGTAAAAGCTTTAAAGGAGTTTACAGTCTGTACAATAAAAGTTTATTTCTTTTTCAACCGAGTAAACAGAAGTTACAAGACGAAGGAGTACAAATTAGCGATATTCACAGCCCAGAGCTGGATGAATATATCGGCGAAGGCTTCGCCGAGCAACTGCGCGAAGATGAAGAACTGATTACGGGAGTGTACCCCGAATTTGATATGGAAGGCTACCTGAGTGGCAAAGTAGCTCCGGTGTTCTTTGGTAGCGCGGTCAACAACTTCGGGGTGAAGGAGATGCTAGACACCTTTGTAAATATTGCCCCGTCCCCTAAAAGCCGGGAAACCGAAGAACGGGAAATTACTCCGGCTGAAGAGAAGTTTACCGGATTTGTTTTCAAAATTCACGCAAACATCGACCCTCGCCACCGCAATCGGATTGCCTTCGTTCGCATCTGCTCGGGCACTTTTGAGCGAAATAAGCCCTACTACCATACCCGACTCAAAAAGAACTTCAAATTCTCTAGTGTAACGGCCTTTATGGCGCAAGACAAAGAGATTATTGATGAAGCCTTCCCTGGTGATATTGTCGGACTGTACGATACTGGTAATCTGAAAATTGGGGATACGCTCACTGAGGGAGAAGAAGGTACTTTCAAAGGTATCCCTAGCTTCTCGCCCGAAATGTTTAAGGAAGTGATTAACCAGGATGCGATGAAAACCAAGCAACTGGACAAAGGCTTATCGCAACTGATGGATGAAGGCGTTGCCCAGTTGTTCAGCTACGAACTTGGCTCGCGGAAAGTAGTGGGTACGGTAGGAGCACTTCAGTTTGAAGTAATTCAGCACCGATTGAAAAACGAATACAATGCTAGTTGTACCTTTCAGCCAATGAATCTATACAAAGCCTGCTGGATTAGTAGCGATGATCCCAAAAAGCTCCAAGAATTTATCAACTCTAAAGAGCGGCATATTGCCAAAGACAAAGACGGCAAGTACGTGTTTATGGCCGAAACCAAGTCCTGGCTACAAATGGTACAGGATAATTTTCCTGACATTCAATTTCACTTCACTTCGGAATTTTAA
- a CDS encoding Uma2 family endonuclease → MKEAIVDEIMNSLRAPMILEELQQAWSEEQNRRQRFYEEMSEQEKVEFIKGEVVVHSPAKKRHVDVTGRLVQLLKVYCHKNDLGYVGFEKILIRLTRNDFEPDVCFFKKEKAQTFEEDQLFFPAPDLVVEVLSSGTQARDRGVKFEDYQLHGVAEYWIVDAQKKTVEQYVLQDQQYDLITKASDGHLQSSVVSGLTFPIPVIFDENKLMAFLSQLFA, encoded by the coding sequence ATGAAAGAAGCCATTGTTGATGAAATTATGAACTCGCTCCGGGCACCTATGATTTTGGAAGAGCTTCAGCAAGCCTGGAGTGAGGAGCAAAACCGCCGTCAGCGTTTCTATGAAGAGATGAGCGAGCAGGAGAAGGTAGAGTTTATTAAAGGCGAAGTAGTAGTTCATTCACCCGCTAAAAAAAGGCACGTTGATGTTACCGGTCGTTTGGTACAATTACTGAAAGTTTACTGTCATAAAAACGACTTAGGTTACGTTGGCTTCGAGAAAATACTTATTCGGTTGACCCGCAATGACTTTGAACCGGACGTATGCTTCTTTAAGAAAGAGAAAGCTCAAACGTTTGAAGAGGATCAGCTATTCTTTCCTGCTCCTGACCTAGTGGTGGAGGTGCTCTCTTCGGGGACGCAGGCCCGAGACAGAGGAGTGAAGTTTGAAGACTATCAGCTACACGGGGTGGCAGAGTACTGGATTGTAGATGCTCAAAAGAAAACCGTAGAGCAGTACGTATTGCAAGACCAGCAGTACGATTTAATAACTAAAGCTAGTGATGGACACTTACAAAGCTCGGTGGTTTCAGGGCTCACCTTTCCTATCCCGGTGATCTTTGATGAAAACAAACTTATGGCTTTTCTAAGTCAGCTCTTCGCTTGA